In one Streptomyces sp. NBC_01288 genomic region, the following are encoded:
- the tsaE gene encoding tRNA (adenosine(37)-N6)-threonylcarbamoyltransferase complex ATPase subunit type 1 TsaE: MEAPAAPHNAAEPLSVSLTVNSPEQMRELGLRLAKLLRAGDLVMLTGELGAGKTTLTRGLGEGLGVRGAVTSPTFVIARVHPSLGDGPPLVHVDAYRLGGGLDDMEDLDLDVSLPESVIVVEWGEGKVEELTDDRLSLVIHRAVGDTTDEVRHVTVTGLGARWAAVELGVLGG, encoded by the coding sequence ATGGAAGCACCAGCAGCACCGCACAACGCGGCTGAGCCCCTGTCCGTCTCCCTCACCGTCAACTCCCCCGAGCAGATGCGGGAGTTGGGGCTTCGCCTCGCCAAACTGCTGCGCGCGGGCGACCTCGTGATGCTCACGGGTGAGCTGGGCGCCGGCAAGACGACACTCACCCGGGGGCTGGGGGAGGGGCTCGGGGTGCGGGGGGCGGTCACCTCGCCGACCTTCGTGATCGCCCGTGTGCATCCCTCGCTCGGCGACGGGCCGCCGCTTGTCCACGTCGACGCGTATCGCCTGGGCGGCGGGCTCGACGACATGGAGGACCTCGACCTCGATGTGTCGTTGCCCGAGTCCGTGATCGTCGTGGAGTGGGGTGAGGGGAAGGTCGAGGAGTTGACCGACGACCGGTTGTCGCTCGTGATCCACCGGGCCGTCGGGGATACGACCGACGAGGTACGGCATGTGACCGTCACCGGGCTCGGTGCGCGGTGGGCCGCGGTTGAACTGGGCGTGCTCGGGGGCTGA
- the tsaD gene encoding tRNA (adenosine(37)-N6)-threonylcarbamoyltransferase complex transferase subunit TsaD encodes MTDSRDEPLVLGIETSCDETGVGIVRGTTLLADAVASSVDEHARFGGVVPEVASRAHLEAMVPTIQRALKDAGVSARDLDGIAVTAGPGLAGALLVGVSAAKAYAYALGKPLYGVNHLASHICVDQLEHGPLPEPTMALLVSGGHSSLLLSSDITSDVRPLGATIDDAAGEAFDKIARVLNLGFPGGPVIDRYAKEGDPTAITFPRGLTGPRDPAYDFSFSGLKTSVARWIEAKRAAGEDVPVRDVSASFQEAVVDVLTRKAVRACKDEGVDHLMIGGGVAANSRLRALAAERCEAAGIRLRVPRPKLCTDNGAMVAALGAEMVARNRVPSDWDLSADSSLPVTDPHVPGHSHDHDHVHEVSKENLYS; translated from the coding sequence ATGACTGACTCACGCGACGAGCCCCTCGTCCTGGGCATCGAGACCTCCTGCGACGAGACCGGCGTCGGCATCGTCCGCGGCACCACCCTGCTGGCGGACGCGGTCGCGTCCAGCGTCGACGAGCACGCCCGCTTCGGCGGGGTCGTACCGGAGGTGGCGTCCCGCGCCCACCTGGAGGCGATGGTCCCGACGATCCAGCGCGCGCTGAAGGACGCGGGCGTGAGCGCCCGTGACCTCGACGGCATCGCGGTCACTGCGGGCCCCGGCCTGGCCGGCGCCCTGCTGGTCGGCGTCTCGGCGGCCAAGGCGTACGCCTACGCGCTCGGCAAGCCGCTCTACGGCGTGAACCACCTCGCCTCCCACATCTGCGTGGACCAGCTGGAGCACGGCCCGTTGCCGGAACCGACGATGGCGCTGCTGGTGTCCGGCGGCCACTCCTCCCTGCTCCTCTCCTCGGACATCACCTCGGACGTACGGCCGCTGGGCGCGACGATCGACGACGCGGCGGGCGAGGCCTTCGACAAGATCGCCCGCGTCCTGAACCTCGGCTTCCCGGGCGGGCCGGTCATCGACCGGTACGCCAAGGAGGGCGACCCCACGGCGATCACGTTCCCGCGCGGCCTGACCGGCCCGCGCGACCCGGCGTACGACTTCTCCTTCTCCGGGCTGAAGACCTCGGTGGCCCGCTGGATCGAGGCGAAGAGGGCGGCGGGGGAGGACGTGCCGGTGCGCGATGTCTCGGCGTCCTTCCAGGAGGCCGTCGTCGACGTCCTCACCCGCAAGGCCGTACGCGCCTGCAAGGACGAGGGCGTCGACCACCTGATGATCGGCGGCGGCGTCGCCGCCAACTCCCGCCTGCGCGCGCTGGCGGCGGAACGCTGCGAGGCCGCCGGCATCCGCCTCCGCGTCCCGCGCCCGAAGCTGTGCACGGACAACGGGGCGATGGTCGCCGCACTGGGTGCGGAGATGGTCGCGCGGAACCGGGTCCCCTCGGACTGGGACCTGTCCGCGGACTCCTCCCTCCCGGTGACGGACCCGCATGTCCCCGGCCACTCCCATGATCACGACCACGTGCACGAGGTCAGCAAGGAGAACCTGTACTCGTGA
- a CDS encoding ABC transporter substrate-binding protein: MEPNTSNGGRTFSRRWVLGAGATTLLTTGLTACGSSDSTGDSSTVTAFTYGDDAAKVQVKAVTRFNASAAAKKAKGKIKLEKVPGTDYPAKLRTAMGSPNAPDVFFNWGGGSIKAYQEANQLVDLTDTIKSDPVLKDGFLPSVLAAGALKGKNYGIPMRGMQPVILFYNKTVFAAHKLQPPTTWAELLDINKKLKAADITPFALGGADIWPELMWLEYLVDRIGGPEVFDKIKNGDASGWGDPAVLKAAETVKQLIDDGAFGKGFSSVSYVNGGAPAVFAKGKAAMHLMGSWEYSTQLGKFPDFAKNNLGWFAFPKYEGGAGDIRNVVGNPTNYWSVNARTGNKDAAIAFLRDCASEAYAKELVANGDIPTTSNAEKLLDSSPNPEFAKFQYQMVQQAPAFTLSWDQAVDPDVSTPMLTEINKLFVGKSSPAEFVSALKGLK; encoded by the coding sequence ATGGAGCCCAACACGTCCAACGGCGGGCGTACGTTCAGCAGGCGCTGGGTGCTCGGCGCCGGTGCCACCACCCTGCTCACCACCGGGCTCACGGCCTGCGGCTCCAGTGACAGCACCGGCGACAGCAGCACGGTCACCGCCTTCACCTACGGCGACGACGCGGCGAAAGTGCAGGTCAAGGCCGTCACCCGGTTCAACGCGTCGGCGGCGGCGAAGAAGGCCAAGGGCAAGATCAAGCTGGAGAAGGTGCCTGGCACCGACTACCCGGCCAAGCTGCGCACCGCGATGGGCTCACCGAACGCGCCGGACGTCTTCTTCAACTGGGGCGGCGGCTCGATCAAGGCGTACCAGGAGGCGAACCAGCTCGTCGACCTCACCGACACCATCAAGAGCGACCCGGTCCTCAAGGACGGGTTCCTGCCGTCGGTGCTCGCGGCGGGTGCGCTCAAGGGCAAGAACTACGGCATACCGATGCGCGGCATGCAGCCGGTGATCCTCTTCTACAACAAGACCGTCTTCGCCGCGCACAAGCTCCAACCGCCCACCACCTGGGCCGAGTTGCTCGACATCAACAAGAAGCTCAAGGCAGCGGACATCACGCCGTTCGCGCTCGGCGGGGCCGACATCTGGCCCGAGTTGATGTGGCTGGAGTACCTGGTCGACCGGATCGGCGGGCCCGAGGTCTTCGACAAGATCAAGAACGGTGACGCGTCCGGTTGGGGCGACCCGGCCGTCCTCAAGGCCGCCGAGACGGTCAAGCAGCTCATCGACGACGGGGCGTTCGGCAAGGGGTTCAGCTCTGTGTCGTACGTCAACGGGGGTGCGCCCGCGGTGTTCGCCAAGGGCAAGGCGGCGATGCATCTGATGGGGTCGTGGGAGTACTCGACGCAACTCGGGAAGTTTCCCGACTTCGCGAAGAACAACCTGGGGTGGTTCGCGTTCCCGAAGTACGAGGGCGGCGCCGGTGATATCCGTAACGTGGTCGGGAACCCCACCAACTACTGGTCCGTGAACGCCCGTACGGGTAACAAGGATGCGGCGATCGCGTTCCTCCGTGACTGTGCGTCGGAGGCGTACGCGAAGGAACTGGTCGCCAACGGGGATATTCCGACCACCTCCAACGCGGAGAAGTTGCTGGACTCCTCGCCCAACCCGGAGTTCGCGAAGTTCCAGTACCAGATGGTGCAGCAGGCACCCGCGTTCACGTTGAGCTGGGACCAGGCGGTGGATCCGGATGTGTCCACGCCGATGCTCACCGAGATCAACAAGCTGTTTGTGGGGAAGAGTTCGCCGGCGGAGTTCGTGTCGGCGCTCAAGGGGTTGAAGTGA
- a CDS encoding carbohydrate ABC transporter permease, with translation MPARRGWSRSSPRPYGGAAPHAVWAVPGVLFFVFFAVAPMVLAVYLSFTTWNGLGDPKPVGLANWDKLLRDDRLTQSLTVTVLLTVTSWAFQTVVSLLLGVWAAGRQRNRAILSAIFFVPFLLSSTAIALLFYALLDPNFGVIHQDTLGSTSGAFLAIVFVGGWQFIPFHTLIYQGGARQIPEVLYQAAAIDGAGRYRQFFSITLPQLRNTATTSSVLMIVGSLTYFETVLILTQGGPGTDTAILPYLMYEAGFKSYDFGYASAIATFLVVIATALSLVLVRLTGFGAMRSTREGM, from the coding sequence GTGCCGGCGCGTCGTGGCTGGTCGCGCAGTTCCCCGCGCCCCTATGGGGGCGCTGCGCCCCATGCCGTTTGGGCTGTGCCCGGGGTTTTGTTCTTCGTGTTCTTCGCCGTCGCGCCCATGGTTCTCGCCGTGTATCTCTCCTTCACCACGTGGAACGGGCTGGGCGACCCTAAGCCCGTCGGGCTTGCCAACTGGGACAAGTTGCTGCGTGACGATCGGCTGACCCAATCCCTCACCGTCACCGTGCTGTTGACCGTGACGAGCTGGGCCTTCCAAACCGTCGTGTCTCTCCTCCTCGGTGTCTGGGCGGCCGGGCGGCAGCGCAACCGGGCGATCCTCTCCGCGATCTTCTTCGTGCCGTTCCTGCTGTCCTCCACCGCCATCGCGTTGCTCTTCTACGCGCTCCTCGACCCCAACTTCGGCGTGATCCACCAGGACACGCTCGGGTCGACGAGCGGTGCGTTTCTCGCGATCGTGTTTGTCGGGGGGTGGCAGTTCATCCCCTTCCACACGTTGATCTATCAGGGTGGGGCCCGGCAGATTCCCGAAGTGCTCTATCAGGCGGCGGCAATTGACGGCGCCGGGCGCTACCGGCAGTTCTTCTCGATCACGTTGCCTCAGCTCCGGAACACGGCGACGACCTCCAGCGTGCTGATGATCGTCGGCTCGCTCACCTACTTCGAGACCGTCCTGATCCTCACCCAGGGCGGCCCCGGCACGGACACGGCGATCCTGCCGTACCTGATGTACGAAGCCGGCTTCAAGAGCTACGACTTCGGCTACGCGAGCGCGATCGCGACCTTCCTGGTCGTCATCGCCACCGCGCTGTCCCTCGTCCTGGTCAGGCTCACCGGCTTCGGCGCCATGCGCAGTACCCGCGAAGGGATGTGA
- a CDS encoding glycoside hydrolase family 3 N-terminal domain-containing protein: MTTAPWRDPALPAAARVDDLLARMTLEEKTAQLYGVWVGAATDGDGVAPLQREMTSDYDWDELITRGLGQLTRSFGTAPVDPELGAQALARAQRRIAAAGRFGIPAVAHEECLAGFTAWGATAYPVPLAWGASFDPGLVEEMARHIGADLRAAGVHQGLAPVLDVVRDPRWGRVEETIGEDPYLVGTIGTAYVRGLESAGVVATLKHFAGYASSVGARNLAPVRAGVREFADVTLPPFEMALREGGARSVMAAYNETDGVPASADPALLTQLLREDWGFTGTVVADYFGIGFLETLHRVAGSPAQAARAALEAGIDVELPTLKCYGKPLVEAVRAGGIPEALVDRAARRVLLQKAELGLLDEDWSPEPTGRIDLDSPANRALARQLAEESVVLLDNPDGLLPLVADARIAVVGPRAADALAMLGCYSFPSHVGTHHPEVPMGIDIPTVLDSLRAELPDSKVTFAEGCDVSGPDTSGFEEAVARTAEADVCVAVLGDRAGLFGRGTSGEGCDVGDLRLPGIQADLLDALVSTGVPVVLVLLTGRPYALGRWHGRLGAVVQAFFPGEEGGPAVAGVLSGRVNPSGRLPVSVPHAPGGQPWTYLQPPLGLADEVSSLDPTPLYPFGHGRSYTTFAWEPAESRELERELKREVEIDTDGSYDLPLTVRNTGDRTGTEIVQLYLHDPVASVTRPDVRLIAYQRLELAPGEATRVTFHFHADLSAFTDRSGRRVVEPGVLELRLGVSSAEVRHTTRLTLTGPVRVVGAERRLRCEVGLGE; this comes from the coding sequence ATGACCACCGCCCCCTGGCGCGACCCCGCCCTGCCCGCCGCCGCCCGCGTCGACGACCTGCTCGCCCGGATGACCCTGGAGGAGAAGACCGCCCAGCTCTACGGCGTCTGGGTCGGCGCCGCCACCGACGGCGACGGAGTCGCCCCGCTCCAGCGGGAGATGACCTCGGACTACGACTGGGACGAGCTGATCACCCGGGGTCTCGGCCAGCTCACCCGTTCCTTCGGTACGGCGCCGGTGGACCCGGAGTTGGGCGCGCAGGCGCTGGCCCGCGCGCAGCGCCGGATCGCGGCGGCGGGGCGTTTCGGCATCCCGGCGGTCGCCCATGAGGAGTGCCTGGCGGGGTTCACCGCGTGGGGTGCGACGGCGTACCCGGTGCCGTTGGCGTGGGGCGCGAGCTTCGACCCGGGGCTGGTCGAGGAGATGGCCCGGCACATCGGCGCGGACCTGCGCGCGGCCGGCGTTCACCAGGGTCTCGCCCCGGTCCTGGACGTCGTACGGGATCCGCGCTGGGGCCGGGTGGAGGAGACGATCGGCGAGGACCCGTACCTGGTGGGGACCATCGGTACGGCGTATGTGCGGGGGCTGGAGTCGGCCGGGGTCGTCGCGACGCTGAAGCACTTCGCCGGGTACGCGTCCTCGGTGGGGGCGCGGAATCTGGCGCCGGTGCGGGCGGGGGTACGGGAGTTCGCGGACGTCACTCTTCCCCCCTTCGAGATGGCGCTGCGGGAGGGCGGGGCGCGCTCGGTGATGGCCGCGTACAACGAGACCGACGGCGTCCCTGCGTCGGCGGACCCCGCGCTGCTGACCCAACTCCTGCGCGAGGACTGGGGGTTCACGGGAACGGTGGTCGCCGACTACTTCGGCATCGGCTTCCTGGAGACGCTCCACCGGGTGGCCGGCAGCCCGGCCCAGGCGGCGCGGGCAGCGCTGGAGGCGGGCATCGACGTAGAACTCCCGACGTTGAAGTGCTACGGGAAACCGCTGGTCGAGGCGGTGCGGGCGGGGGGCATCCCGGAGGCGCTCGTGGACCGGGCGGCGCGTCGAGTGCTGTTGCAGAAGGCCGAGTTGGGGCTCTTGGACGAGGACTGGTCCCCGGAGCCGACCGGGCGGATCGACCTGGACTCACCGGCGAACCGCGCCCTGGCCCGCCAACTGGCCGAAGAGTCAGTGGTGTTGCTGGACAACCCGGACGGTCTGCTGCCGCTGGTGGCGGACGCGCGCATCGCCGTGGTCGGCCCGCGGGCGGCGGACGCTCTCGCCATGCTCGGGTGCTACTCCTTCCCGTCCCACGTGGGTACGCACCACCCCGAGGTGCCGATGGGCATCGACATCCCCACGGTGCTGGACTCGCTGCGGGCCGAACTCCCGGACTCCAAGGTGACGTTCGCCGAGGGGTGTGACGTCTCCGGCCCGGACACCTCCGGTTTCGAGGAGGCGGTGGCGCGGACGGCGGAGGCGGACGTGTGCGTGGCGGTGCTCGGCGACCGCGCGGGCCTGTTCGGACGGGGCACGTCGGGCGAGGGCTGCGATGTGGGGGACCTCCGACTACCCGGCATACAAGCCGACTTGCTGGACGCACTGGTATCGACGGGCGTCCCGGTCGTCCTGGTCCTGCTGACCGGCCGCCCCTACGCCCTGGGCCGCTGGCACGGCCGACTGGGCGCGGTGGTCCAGGCGTTCTTCCCTGGGGAGGAAGGCGGCCCGGCAGTGGCGGGAGTGCTGTCGGGCCGCGTCAACCCGTCCGGCCGCCTCCCGGTGAGTGTCCCGCACGCACCGGGCGGCCAGCCGTGGACGTACCTCCAGCCTCCGCTGGGCCTGGCCGACGAGGTCAGCAGCCTGGACCCGACCCCGCTGTACCCCTTCGGCCACGGCCGCTCGTACACGACGTTCGCGTGGGAGCCCGCCGAATCAAGGGAGTTGGAAAGGGAGTTGAAGAGGGAGGTGGAGATCGACACGGACGGCTCCTACGACCTGCCCCTCACCGTCCGCAACACCGGCGACCGCACCGGCACGGAGATCGTCCAGCTCTACCTCCACGACCCGGTCGCCTCGGTGACCCGCCCGGATGTCCGCCTGATCGCTTACCAACGACTGGAGTTGGCCCCCGGCGAGGCGACGCGCGTGACCTTCCACTTCCACGCCGACCTGTCCGCGTTCACGGACCGCTCGGGCCGCCGGGTGGTCGAACCGGGCGTACTGGAGCTGAGGTTGGGGGTTTCCAGCGCGGAGGTGCGGCACACGACGCGGCTGACGCTGACGGGTCCCGTGCGGGTGGTGGGGGCGGAGCGGCGGCTGCGGTGCGAGGTCGGCCTCGGTGAGTGA
- a CDS encoding carbohydrate ABC transporter permease → MSHDTLPRPVKTAEEPVEPARTRRRRHWTKRPNPVAGLGSLLWLAVVIIPIYAMISASLTRQDKALGNNALKPPTDPTFANYNTVLHNGFGHFLANTALVAAAVVGIVLVLCVPLAYVAVRTRTVWSTGAFRLFLMGVAIPAQAVVVPLYLMIAKLDLYDSLLAVILPTAAFAMPVSTLILTGTLRDISEDLYEAMALDGASATRMLFQLVIPMTKGGISTVVIYAALQAWNGFLFPLIFTQSDGPRVLTLGLFNYVSQFGVNIPALLASVVLSGIPIFAVYLVARRALVGGLMGVGGK, encoded by the coding sequence GTGTCACACGACACGTTGCCGCGTCCGGTGAAGACGGCGGAGGAACCGGTGGAACCCGCGCGAACTCGACGACGCCGGCACTGGACCAAGCGCCCCAACCCCGTCGCCGGCCTCGGCTCCCTCCTCTGGCTCGCGGTCGTCATCATCCCGATCTACGCGATGATCTCGGCGTCCCTCACCCGCCAGGACAAGGCGCTGGGCAACAACGCCCTGAAACCGCCCACCGATCCGACCTTCGCCAACTACAACACCGTTCTGCACAACGGCTTCGGCCACTTCCTCGCGAACACGGCACTGGTCGCGGCTGCGGTCGTAGGCATCGTGCTCGTGCTGTGCGTGCCGCTCGCCTACGTGGCCGTACGCACGAGGACGGTCTGGTCGACCGGGGCCTTCCGCCTGTTCCTGATGGGAGTCGCGATCCCGGCACAGGCAGTCGTGGTCCCCCTGTACCTGATGATCGCCAAACTCGACCTGTACGACAGCCTGTTGGCGGTGATCCTCCCTACGGCGGCCTTCGCGATGCCGGTCTCCACGCTGATCCTGACCGGCACGCTGCGGGACATCTCGGAGGACCTGTACGAGGCGATGGCGCTCGACGGCGCGTCGGCGACGCGGATGCTGTTCCAGCTGGTCATCCCGATGACCAAGGGCGGGATCAGCACGGTCGTCATCTACGCGGCGCTCCAGGCCTGGAACGGTTTCCTCTTCCCGCTGATCTTCACCCAGTCCGACGGACCGAGGGTCCTCACGCTCGGACTCTTCAACTACGTCAGCCAGTTCGGCGTGAACATCCCCGCCCTGCTCGCCTCGGTCGTCCTCTCCGGCATCCCGATCTTCGCCGTCTACCTGGTGGCCCGGCGCGCCCTGGTCGGCGGCCTGATGGGCGTGGGCGGAAAGTAA
- the tsaB gene encoding tRNA (adenosine(37)-N6)-threonylcarbamoyltransferase complex dimerization subunit type 1 TsaB, which yields MLLLALDTATPAVTVALHDGEAVIASSSQVDARRHGELLLPAVDHVLADAGLTLDAVTGIVVGIGPGPYTGLRVGLMTADTFGLALGVPVHGVCTLDGLAYAADLDGPFVVATDARRKEVYWARYSDSRTRVTDPAVDRPADIADQVAGLPAVGAGALLYPDTFPSAHEPEHVSAAALASLAVERLAAGVELPAPRPLYLRRPDAQVPKNYKVVTPK from the coding sequence GTGCTCTTGCTCGCTCTGGATACCGCCACCCCCGCCGTCACCGTCGCCCTGCACGACGGCGAGGCCGTCATCGCCTCGTCGAGTCAGGTGGACGCGCGCCGCCACGGTGAGCTGCTGCTCCCGGCCGTCGACCACGTGCTCGCCGACGCGGGGCTCACGCTCGACGCCGTCACGGGAATCGTCGTGGGCATCGGCCCCGGCCCCTACACCGGGCTGCGCGTCGGCCTGATGACCGCCGACACCTTCGGGCTCGCCCTAGGCGTGCCCGTGCACGGTGTGTGCACGCTGGACGGCCTCGCCTACGCCGCCGACCTCGACGGCCCCTTCGTCGTCGCCACGGACGCGCGGCGCAAGGAGGTGTACTGGGCGCGCTACTCCGACTCTCGTACGAGGGTGACCGACCCGGCCGTGGACCGGCCCGCCGACATCGCCGACCAGGTGGCCGGACTGCCCGCCGTCGGCGCCGGTGCGCTGCTCTACCCGGACACCTTCCCGTCCGCCCACGAGCCGGAGCACGTGTCCGCCGCCGCGCTCGCCTCGCTGGCCGTGGAGAGACTCGCGGCGGGCGTCGAACTGCCCGCGCCCCGGCCGCTGTACCTGCGCCGTCCCGACGCCCAGGTGCCCAAGAACTACAAGGTGGTCACCCCCAAGTGA
- a CDS encoding alpha/beta fold hydrolase — protein MSESSAEAVAAVASAAAGAGGNWRKVTGIAGAAIGVIAAGAAAGVAIERMTVGRGMRERARLALDSTGPYGSLRGTPGTAQADDGTELYYEVDDIEPEVSVTPKRRRLFGRKAPAPVTVVFSHGYCLNQDSWHFQRAALRGVVRTVHWDQRSHGRSARGVAQLEDDMPLTIDQLGRDLKAVIDAAVPEGPIVLVGHSMGGMTVMALADQYPDLIRDRVVATAFVGTSSGRLGEVNFGLPVAGVNAVRRVLPGVLKALGQQAALVERGRRATADLFAGIIKRYSFASRDVDPAVARFAERMIEGTPIDVVAEFYPAFTDHDKTAALTHFKDMPVLVLAGIGDLVTPSEHSEAIADLLPDAELVLVPDAGHLVMLEHPEVVTDRLADLLTRAGAVPAGATVSGYGSTSSTAQRG, from the coding sequence GTGAGCGAGAGCAGTGCGGAGGCGGTTGCCGCGGTCGCCTCCGCCGCCGCGGGGGCGGGCGGGAACTGGCGGAAGGTCACCGGAATCGCGGGCGCCGCGATAGGTGTGATCGCCGCCGGGGCCGCGGCCGGTGTCGCCATAGAGCGGATGACCGTCGGGCGTGGGATGCGCGAGCGGGCCCGGCTGGCGCTCGACTCCACCGGGCCGTACGGCTCGCTGCGCGGCACCCCGGGCACGGCACAGGCCGACGACGGCACCGAGCTGTACTACGAGGTCGACGACATCGAGCCGGAGGTCTCCGTCACGCCCAAGCGGCGACGGCTCTTCGGACGGAAGGCACCGGCCCCCGTCACCGTCGTCTTCAGTCACGGGTACTGCCTGAACCAGGACTCCTGGCACTTCCAGCGGGCCGCCCTGCGCGGGGTCGTGCGGACCGTCCACTGGGACCAGCGCAGCCACGGGCGTTCCGCGCGCGGGGTGGCGCAGCTGGAGGACGACATGCCGCTCACCATCGACCAGTTGGGGCGCGACCTGAAGGCCGTGATCGACGCGGCCGTGCCCGAGGGGCCGATCGTGCTCGTCGGGCACTCCATGGGCGGCATGACGGTGATGGCGCTCGCCGACCAGTACCCCGACCTGATCCGCGACCGGGTCGTCGCCACGGCCTTCGTTGGTACGTCCTCCGGGCGGCTCGGCGAGGTCAACTTCGGGCTGCCCGTCGCCGGGGTCAACGCCGTGCGGCGGGTGCTGCCCGGCGTGCTGAAGGCGCTCGGGCAGCAGGCCGCGCTGGTGGAGCGCGGGCGGCGGGCCACCGCCGATCTGTTCGCCGGGATCATCAAGCGGTACTCGTTCGCTTCGCGGGACGTCGATCCGGCGGTCGCGCGGTTCGCCGAGCGGATGATCGAGGGCACGCCCATCGATGTCGTAGCCGAGTTCTATCCGGCCTTCACCGATCACGACAAGACGGCCGCCCTCACCCACTTCAAGGACATGCCGGTGCTCGTGCTCGCCGGGATCGGCGATCTCGTCACACCCAGTGAGCACAGCGAGGCCATCGCCGACCTGCTGCCGGACGCCGAGCTGGTGCTCGTGCCGGACGCCGGGCACCTGGTCATGCTGGAGCACCCGGAGGTCGTCACCGACCGCCTCGCCGACCTGCTCACCCGCGCGGGTGCCGTGCCGGCAGGGGCTACCGTAAGCGGCTATGGAAGCACCAGCAGCACCGCACAACGCGGCTGA
- the rimI gene encoding ribosomal protein S18-alanine N-acetyltransferase: MRWWDIDPVLELEKDLFPEDAWSRGMFWSELAHARGAEATRRYLVAEVDGAETESGVRVIGYAGLATAGTASDSDSAVGADIQTIAVARDHWGTGLGSTLLTELLTAASEFECAEVMLECRVDNVRAQKLYERFGFAPIGFRRGYYQPGNVDALVMRLTTDPDSSSAAGSTSVQGTEIHD; encoded by the coding sequence ATGCGCTGGTGGGACATCGATCCCGTGCTGGAACTGGAGAAGGACCTCTTCCCCGAGGACGCCTGGTCCCGGGGCATGTTCTGGTCCGAACTGGCCCATGCGCGGGGCGCCGAGGCGACCCGGCGGTACCTGGTGGCCGAGGTGGACGGTGCGGAGACCGAGAGCGGCGTGCGGGTCATCGGCTACGCGGGTCTCGCCACCGCCGGCACCGCGTCCGACAGCGACTCCGCCGTGGGGGCCGACATCCAGACCATCGCCGTCGCCCGCGACCACTGGGGCACCGGCCTCGGCTCCACCCTCCTGACCGAACTCCTCACCGCGGCAAGCGAGTTCGAGTGCGCCGAGGTCATGCTCGAATGCCGCGTCGACAACGTCCGCGCGCAGAAGCTGTACGAGCGCTTCGGCTTCGCCCCGATCGGTTTCCGGCGCGGTTACTACCAGCCGGGCAATGTCGACGCCCTGGTGATGCGCCTGACCACAGATCCCGACAGCAGCTCCGCTGCGGGGTCAACTTCCGTACAAGGAACCGAGATCCATGACTGA